The Blastococcus sp. HT6-4 genome window below encodes:
- a CDS encoding alpha/beta hydrolase, with translation MTDVTSFDGTRLALYSWGRENAPLLVLVHGLGLSIDSWGDVPERLAADYRVVGYELRGHAQSGDARTGNYSLAAHAQDLSAVLGAAVPDGGSAVVVAHSLGGGILLEHVHGGGADDRIAGVVFAGSGGSGITVAGFPGDGLPRWARARVRSGWFTVLRTVARVGGRIRPIAPLADRLVRKAAFAPGEPRDLVEKVRDDFLTTRPLALAGTTLASVSHDGVRLAPSLTVPTLVVHGSEDPEVTDEEVEKLMAALPDAELVTVQGSGHMLALTDPDVVVEQTRRWMRRMSGDRPVQESTTTSMTG, from the coding sequence ATGACCGATGTGACCTCCTTCGACGGCACCCGCCTGGCCCTGTACTCCTGGGGCCGGGAGAACGCCCCGCTCCTCGTGCTGGTGCACGGGCTCGGGCTGTCCATCGACTCGTGGGGCGACGTGCCCGAGCGGCTCGCCGCCGACTACCGGGTCGTCGGCTACGAACTGCGCGGCCACGCCCAGAGCGGTGACGCGCGGACGGGGAACTACAGCCTGGCCGCCCACGCGCAGGACCTCTCGGCCGTTCTCGGTGCCGCGGTGCCCGACGGGGGTTCCGCGGTCGTCGTGGCGCACAGCCTCGGCGGCGGCATCCTGCTCGAGCACGTCCACGGCGGCGGCGCGGACGACCGGATCGCGGGTGTGGTCTTCGCCGGATCGGGCGGTTCGGGCATCACCGTGGCCGGCTTCCCGGGCGACGGCCTGCCCCGCTGGGCCCGTGCGCGCGTGCGCTCCGGCTGGTTCACCGTGCTGCGCACGGTCGCCCGGGTGGGTGGGCGGATCCGGCCGATCGCCCCGCTGGCGGATCGGCTGGTCCGGAAGGCGGCCTTCGCCCCGGGCGAGCCCAGGGACCTCGTCGAGAAGGTGCGCGACGACTTCCTGACCACCCGGCCGCTGGCCCTGGCCGGGACGACGCTGGCCAGCGTCAGCCACGACGGCGTCCGGCTCGCCCCGAGCCTCACCGTGCCCACGCTGGTGGTGCACGGCAGCGAGGACCCCGAGGTGACCGACGAGGAGGTCGAGAAGCTGATGGCCGCACTCCCCGACGCCGAGTTGGTGACCGTCCAGGGCTCCGGGCACATGCTGGCGCTGACCGACCCCGACGTGGTCGTCGAGCAGACGCGCCGGTGGATGCGCCGGATGAGCGGTGACCGGCCGGTTCAGGAGTCGACGACGACCTCGATGACGGGGTAG
- the bluB gene encoding 5,6-dimethylbenzimidazole synthase, with protein sequence MTWPRPVPVIGDRTHAAERAADPAGWAFDAGSVAALHEVIEARRDIRRYRPDPVPPELLRTVLEAGHRAPSVGHSQPWRFVVVTEQATRDRAAVLADRERLRQAELLTPDRRARLLDLQLEGIREAPVGIVVACDRRAHATGVLGRATFPDADLWSCACAIQNIWLAARASGLGLGWVTLFQPADLAALLHLPDGVETLGWLCLGWPDERPPEPGLMRHGWSARAPLDDVVLAERWPADGSPEAPVSHLAGPRPDAVVAARDSGDDLLAVPGSLGVLDRAVDRVLALPGDEPATGTLVVVAGDHPVADAHQVSAYPASVTADVLAATRSGESLGAATARQAGLRVRAHHAVVPGPQGDLVAADALPAAAVQALVEEGRALGRELAADGLVCLGEVGIGNTTVAAALACALLGLDPDAAVGLGAGADAAMLARKRTVVAGALERARAEHGVALAEPLTALAALGGPEFAVLAGVTLGAAAAGVPVVLDGLVTSISAVVAVRLEPAAQPALVAGQRSRERAHAEVLTELGLEPLLDLRLRSGEGVGAVLGAQLLLTAVRARRTAGRVS encoded by the coding sequence ATGACCTGGCCCCGGCCGGTCCCGGTGATCGGCGACCGCACGCATGCGGCGGAACGGGCGGCCGACCCCGCCGGCTGGGCGTTCGACGCCGGCAGCGTGGCCGCCCTGCACGAGGTCATCGAGGCCCGGCGCGACATCCGCCGCTACCGCCCCGACCCCGTTCCGCCGGAGCTGCTGCGGACGGTGCTGGAGGCCGGGCACCGCGCGCCGTCGGTGGGGCACTCCCAGCCGTGGCGGTTCGTCGTCGTCACCGAGCAGGCCACCCGTGACCGCGCCGCGGTGCTCGCCGACCGGGAGCGGCTGCGGCAGGCCGAGCTGCTCACCCCGGATCGCCGGGCCCGGCTGCTGGACCTGCAGCTGGAGGGGATCCGCGAGGCGCCGGTCGGGATCGTCGTCGCCTGCGACCGCCGGGCACACGCCACCGGGGTCCTGGGCCGGGCCACGTTCCCCGACGCCGACCTCTGGAGCTGCGCCTGCGCCATCCAGAACATCTGGCTGGCCGCCCGCGCATCCGGCCTCGGCCTGGGCTGGGTGACGCTCTTCCAGCCGGCCGACCTCGCCGCGCTGCTGCACCTGCCCGACGGCGTCGAGACCCTCGGCTGGCTGTGCCTCGGCTGGCCGGACGAGCGCCCGCCCGAGCCCGGCCTGATGCGCCACGGCTGGTCGGCGCGGGCGCCGCTCGACGACGTCGTCCTGGCCGAGCGCTGGCCGGCCGACGGCAGTCCGGAGGCCCCCGTGTCCCACCTCGCGGGGCCGCGACCGGACGCCGTGGTGGCCGCCCGCGACAGCGGCGACGACCTGCTCGCCGTCCCCGGGTCGCTCGGCGTGCTCGACCGCGCCGTCGACCGGGTGCTCGCCCTGCCGGGGGACGAGCCGGCCACCGGGACGCTGGTCGTCGTCGCGGGGGACCACCCCGTGGCCGACGCCCACCAGGTCTCCGCCTACCCGGCGTCGGTGACCGCCGACGTGCTCGCGGCGACCCGCAGTGGGGAGTCCCTGGGGGCGGCGACGGCGCGGCAGGCCGGGCTGCGGGTGCGGGCCCACCACGCGGTGGTGCCCGGGCCCCAGGGCGACCTGGTCGCCGCCGACGCGCTCCCCGCGGCCGCGGTCCAGGCGCTCGTCGAGGAGGGCCGGGCGCTGGGCCGGGAGCTGGCGGCGGACGGGCTGGTCTGCCTGGGCGAGGTCGGCATCGGCAACACAACGGTCGCCGCGGCGCTGGCGTGCGCGCTGCTCGGCCTGGACCCCGACGCCGCCGTGGGCCTGGGGGCCGGCGCCGACGCGGCGATGCTGGCCCGCAAGCGCACCGTCGTCGCCGGAGCTCTCGAGCGGGCGCGTGCGGAGCACGGGGTGGCGCTCGCCGAGCCGCTGACCGCGCTCGCCGCGCTGGGCGGTCCGGAGTTCGCGGTGCTCGCCGGCGTCACGCTGGGCGCGGCGGCGGCAGGTGTCCCGGTGGTGCTCGACGGGCTGGTCACCTCGATCTCCGCCGTCGTCGCCGTCCGCCTGGAGCCGGCCGCGCAGCCGGCGCTCGTCGCCGGCCAGCGCAGCCGGGAGCGGGCGCACGCCGAGGTGCTCACCGAGCTGGGGCTGGAGCCGCTGCTGGACCTGAGGCTGCGCTCGGGGGAGGGCGTGGGCGCGGTCCTGGGCGCCCAGCTGCTGCTGACCGCGGTGCGCGCCCGGCGCACCGCCGGGCGGGTGTCGTGA
- a CDS encoding phospholipase D-like domain-containing protein, giving the protein MSAPPRQVLEALVGVPFTEGNRVDVLRDGDETFPALLAAIAAARRTIDLLWFSWRGGRISHEVAGALAQRARDGVRVRILLDGYGAKHMDRDDLRRLRAAGCTVYFYRPMRSPRVTAWNMRTHRRVLVCDEVVGFTGGTGIDTAWTGDGRRPGNWRDTAYRVEGPAVAGLRSAFVSGWMQAQVRLSGELVSEDDRFPDLETAGSTPVQVVRTSSQPGWSGAAVVIAGLLQTAREEVRITTPYIRLPRWLRRLVGDTARRGVRVRILVCGPRVERPTVHLQGELDFQPLLDDGVEIWRYQPSLMHAKVVSVDGAVAMVGTTNVDTRSLALNEQVGLVLDDPAVVGVLDGHFAEDLEFSERVDAELWRHRGIGRRTLEVAADVVGRPLRGLGAAGLAGRRP; this is encoded by the coding sequence ATGTCCGCGCCCCCGCGCCAGGTGCTCGAAGCGCTGGTGGGCGTGCCCTTCACCGAGGGCAACCGGGTCGACGTCCTGAGAGACGGGGACGAGACGTTCCCGGCGCTGCTGGCGGCCATCGCCGCGGCGCGACGGACCATCGACCTGCTGTGGTTCTCGTGGCGCGGTGGCCGGATCAGCCACGAGGTGGCCGGAGCCCTCGCCCAGCGGGCGCGGGACGGCGTGCGCGTGCGGATCCTGCTGGACGGCTACGGCGCCAAGCACATGGACCGCGACGACCTGCGCCGGCTCCGCGCGGCGGGCTGCACCGTCTACTTCTACCGGCCGATGCGCAGCCCCCGGGTGACCGCCTGGAACATGCGCACCCACCGCCGGGTGCTGGTCTGCGACGAGGTGGTCGGCTTCACCGGGGGAACTGGGATCGACACGGCGTGGACCGGCGACGGCCGCCGGCCCGGGAACTGGCGCGACACCGCCTACCGGGTGGAGGGCCCGGCCGTCGCAGGCCTGCGCTCGGCATTCGTGTCCGGCTGGATGCAGGCGCAGGTGCGCCTCAGCGGGGAACTGGTCTCCGAGGACGACCGGTTCCCGGACCTGGAGACCGCGGGCAGCACGCCGGTCCAGGTCGTCCGGACGTCGTCGCAGCCGGGCTGGAGCGGGGCGGCCGTCGTGATCGCCGGGCTCCTCCAGACCGCGCGGGAGGAGGTCCGGATCACCACGCCCTACATCCGGCTGCCCCGATGGCTGCGCCGGCTGGTCGGCGACACCGCCCGGCGGGGAGTCCGGGTCCGGATCCTCGTCTGCGGCCCGCGCGTCGAGCGGCCGACCGTGCACCTGCAGGGGGAGCTCGACTTCCAGCCGCTGCTCGACGACGGCGTGGAGATCTGGCGCTACCAGCCCTCGCTCATGCACGCCAAGGTCGTCTCCGTCGACGGGGCGGTCGCCATGGTGGGCACGACGAACGTCGACACCCGTTCCCTGGCGCTCAACGAGCAGGTGGGCCTGGTGCTGGACGACCCCGCGGTGGTGGGGGTGCTCGACGGCCACTTCGCCGAGGACCTCGAGTTCAGCGAGCGGGTGGACGCCGAGCTGTGGCGCCACCGGGGCATCGGCCGTCGGACGCTGGAGGTGGCCGCGGACGTGGTGGGCCGACCGCTGCGCGGTCTGGGGGCCGCCGGGCTGGCCGGCCGCCGGCCCTGA
- a CDS encoding PEP/pyruvate-binding domain-containing protein, with translation MSATSTDGSGAAPPTDRPSVVGLDEEAAADDGLTGAKASALARAHREGLPIVPGFVVTTAAVDRVSSGTPLPDDVLDAWRRLSEDGRRALVVRSSSTVEDLGDSSMAGRFESVVGVSGLEEFRRAVDTVVASRETAAEGSAELTGREPLAVLVQPLLDARSGGVLFGIDPVSGREDRLVVAAVEGGPDRLVSGQVDGDRYELDLTGQATEATRGDGGVRLRRPQLRALADLARRTAEVFGGPQDVEWAFDGSGRLRLLQSRPVTAEPRGRPQGPVLGPGPVAETFPEPLQPLERDLWVPPMREALGHALLLAGTTDRATVDASPLATVVGGWVAVDLDLLESRAESPRLLERLDPRPRLRRLRASWRVGRLRSALPVLAEDVLAAADHTLGGVPALDELSDRQLVAVLHRVAPALRSVHAHELLMGMLVDPAAPRLTGVSAALRVLARSRQAGLSDAEIVAANPVVLALAAPLVCRTPQLPPDVDAPDSPPPGDGSDAGLLREALRLRVRWLQEVTARAAWTLGERLAATGRLAGPEEVRGLRLADLTAAVHDPAAVLEPRIEEAGEPLPARFRMSDTGRPVPVAGSAGGTGAGGGSGSGPVHHGEDPPEGSVLVVRTLDPSLAPVLPRLGGLVAETGSVLAHLAILARESGVPTVVGFSGALERFAPGTTVRVDGDSGSVEEETS, from the coding sequence GTGTCCGCCACCTCGACCGACGGCTCCGGAGCCGCGCCGCCGACCGATCGCCCCTCCGTCGTGGGCCTCGACGAGGAAGCGGCCGCGGACGACGGGCTCACCGGGGCGAAGGCCTCCGCGCTCGCCCGGGCGCACCGCGAGGGGTTGCCGATCGTCCCGGGCTTCGTCGTCACCACCGCAGCCGTGGACCGGGTGTCGTCGGGCACGCCCCTGCCCGACGACGTGCTCGACGCCTGGCGCCGGCTCTCCGAGGACGGCCGGCGCGCGCTGGTCGTGCGGAGCAGCTCCACGGTGGAGGACCTCGGCGACTCCTCGATGGCCGGGCGGTTCGAGTCCGTCGTCGGCGTCAGCGGGCTGGAGGAGTTCCGCCGGGCCGTGGACACCGTCGTCGCGTCCCGGGAGACCGCGGCCGAGGGCTCGGCGGAGCTGACCGGGCGGGAGCCGCTCGCCGTCCTCGTCCAGCCGCTGCTCGACGCCCGCAGCGGTGGTGTCCTCTTCGGCATCGACCCGGTGTCCGGGCGCGAGGACCGGCTGGTCGTCGCCGCGGTCGAGGGCGGGCCGGACCGGCTCGTGAGCGGGCAGGTCGACGGCGACCGGTACGAGCTGGACCTGACCGGCCAGGCCACGGAGGCGACCCGGGGGGACGGCGGGGTCCGGCTCCGCCGGCCGCAGCTGCGTGCCCTCGCCGACCTCGCGCGCCGGACCGCGGAGGTGTTCGGCGGGCCGCAGGACGTCGAGTGGGCGTTCGACGGGTCCGGCCGGCTGCGACTGCTCCAGAGCCGCCCGGTCACCGCCGAGCCGCGCGGCCGTCCGCAAGGCCCGGTGCTCGGGCCCGGACCGGTCGCCGAGACCTTTCCCGAGCCGCTGCAGCCGCTGGAGCGCGACCTCTGGGTGCCGCCGATGCGCGAGGCCCTCGGGCACGCCCTGCTGCTCGCCGGCACCACCGACCGGGCCACGGTGGACGCCTCGCCGCTGGCCACGGTCGTGGGGGGCTGGGTGGCCGTCGACCTCGACCTGCTGGAGAGCCGGGCGGAGTCGCCGCGGCTGCTGGAGCGGCTCGACCCCCGCCCCCGGTTGCGCCGGCTGCGGGCGTCCTGGCGGGTCGGCCGGCTCCGTTCGGCGCTGCCGGTGCTGGCGGAGGACGTGCTGGCGGCCGCTGACCACACGCTGGGCGGCGTGCCGGCGCTGGACGAGCTCTCCGACCGGCAACTGGTCGCGGTGCTGCACCGGGTCGCCCCGGCGCTGCGCTCGGTGCACGCCCACGAGCTGCTCATGGGCATGCTGGTGGATCCGGCCGCGCCCCGGCTGACCGGCGTCAGCGCGGCGCTGCGGGTGCTGGCCCGCTCGCGGCAGGCCGGCCTCTCGGACGCCGAGATCGTCGCCGCGAACCCGGTCGTCCTCGCCCTCGCCGCACCGTTGGTCTGCCGGACCCCGCAGCTGCCACCCGACGTCGATGCCCCCGACAGCCCCCCGCCGGGAGACGGGTCCGACGCGGGGCTGCTCCGGGAGGCGCTCCGGCTGCGGGTGCGCTGGCTGCAGGAGGTGACGGCCCGGGCCGCCTGGACGCTCGGCGAGCGGCTCGCCGCGACCGGGCGGCTGGCCGGCCCGGAGGAGGTCCGTGGCCTGCGGCTCGCCGACCTCACCGCGGCGGTCCACGATCCCGCTGCCGTGCTGGAGCCGCGCATCGAGGAGGCGGGTGAGCCGCTGCCCGCCCGGTTCCGCATGAGCGACACCGGCCGGCCGGTGCCCGTCGCCGGCTCCGCAGGTGGCACCGGCGCCGGCGGCGGGTCGGGCAGCGGACCGGTGCACCACGGGGAGGACCCGCCGGAGGGTTCCGTGCTCGTCGTCCGGACCCTCGACCCCTCGCTCGCCCCGGTCCTGCCGCGACTGGGCGGGCTGGTCGCCGAGACCGGCAGCGTCCTCGCGCACCTCGCGATCCTGGCCCGGGAGTCCGGCGTGCCCACCGTCGTCGGCTTCTCCGGGGCGCTGGAGCGGTTCGCGCCCGGGACGACCGTGCGCGTCGACGGCGACAGCGGCTCGGTGGAGGAGGAGACGTCGTGA
- a CDS encoding adenosylcobinamide-GDP ribazoletransferase: MSAVPRQEAGSGGLLAALGVFSVLPVPARARIPGPGVLGWLPVVGLVLGALACLPALLVWRGGGQGAPLLAAALVVTALALLTRGLHLDATADLADGLGSGRPAEQALAIMRRPEVGAFAVAALVCTLLIQVTALAAVLGDAGVPEGLLAVVLATVTGRTAVLHAASRPAAPGSSLGVLVAGSGSPVLRWAATAVLLAAAVGAKLAVGGSLPAALWWAAAVVVGLAAAAVLARHAARRLGGVNGDVFGALVETGTTVALVVLAAAVTWT, translated from the coding sequence GTGAGCGCGGTCCCGCGCCAGGAGGCGGGCAGCGGCGGGCTGCTCGCCGCGCTCGGCGTCTTCAGCGTGCTGCCGGTGCCCGCCCGGGCCCGGATCCCGGGGCCCGGCGTGCTCGGCTGGCTCCCCGTCGTCGGGCTGGTGCTGGGTGCGCTCGCCTGCCTCCCGGCGCTGCTGGTGTGGCGTGGTGGCGGGCAGGGGGCGCCGCTGCTCGCCGCCGCGCTGGTGGTGACCGCGCTCGCCCTGCTCACCCGCGGCCTGCACCTCGACGCGACCGCGGACCTCGCCGACGGCCTCGGCAGCGGCCGCCCTGCCGAGCAGGCGCTGGCGATCATGCGCCGGCCCGAGGTCGGGGCCTTCGCCGTGGCCGCCCTGGTCTGCACGCTGCTGATCCAGGTGACGGCGCTGGCAGCGGTGCTCGGCGACGCCGGCGTCCCCGAGGGGCTGCTCGCCGTGGTGCTGGCGACGGTCACGGGCCGGACGGCGGTGCTGCACGCCGCGTCCCGGCCGGCCGCCCCCGGGTCGTCGCTCGGCGTCCTGGTCGCCGGCTCGGGCTCGCCGGTCCTGCGCTGGGCGGCCACGGCGGTGCTGCTCGCCGCGGCGGTGGGGGCGAAGCTGGCCGTCGGCGGTTCGCTCCCGGCGGCGCTGTGGTGGGCCGCCGCCGTCGTCGTCGGGCTGGCTGCGGCCGCCGTGCTGGCCCGGCACGCCGCGCGGCGCCTCGGCGGGGTGAACGGCGACGTCTTCGGTGCCCTGGTGGAGACCGGCACCACCGTCGCGCTGGTCGTGCTGGCCGCCGCCGTCACCTGGACCTGA
- a CDS encoding molybdopterin-dependent oxidoreductase: MSRGRAALAGIAAVAVALGVEELAAGLIPSAPSLIISIGDTFIDSVPGWLEQWAIATLGTADKPVLIGGILVVAALLGAALGVLARRWFVLAAGGIALFATLGVVAALADDRSPVFLSALVGVLGAVAGVALLYVLVRVLPSRQLPPEPTTDADGTPVLSPVDRRRFLAVTGSATLLGVLAGVAGYLLSGRERLGELRAAIRLPVPVEQAGPVPPGADLEIPGLTPLFIPNEEFYRIDTALRVPVIDPADWQLEIRGMVDDPFTLTYAELMELPQIEADITLACVSNEVGGDLVGNARWQGVPLRPLLERAGLQEGATQLVGRSVDGFTAGFPVLTALDLEEAMVAVAMNGEPLPAEHGFPARLVVPGLYGYVSATKWLSAIELTDWDVDGYWIPRGWAKEGPIKTQARIDVPRRGAAVVPGRQPIAGVAWAPTRGIEAVEVSIDDGPWQRAELAESLDVDCWRQWYLPWEATPGRHVIAARATDGLGEVQTDERTPVAPDGASGYPVIEVVVDS, from the coding sequence ATGAGCCGCGGCCGCGCCGCGCTCGCGGGGATCGCCGCGGTCGCCGTGGCGCTCGGCGTGGAGGAACTGGCCGCCGGGCTCATCCCCTCGGCGCCCTCGCTGATCATCTCGATCGGCGACACGTTCATCGACAGCGTGCCCGGGTGGCTGGAGCAGTGGGCCATCGCGACCCTGGGCACCGCGGACAAGCCGGTGCTCATCGGCGGCATCCTGGTCGTCGCCGCCCTGCTCGGGGCGGCCCTCGGCGTGCTCGCCCGCCGGTGGTTCGTCCTGGCCGCCGGCGGCATCGCCCTGTTCGCGACCCTGGGCGTCGTGGCCGCACTGGCCGACGACCGCAGCCCGGTGTTCCTCAGCGCGCTCGTCGGTGTGCTCGGCGCCGTTGCCGGCGTCGCGCTGCTGTACGTGCTGGTGCGGGTGCTCCCCAGCCGCCAACTGCCGCCGGAGCCGACGACCGACGCCGACGGCACACCCGTCCTCAGCCCCGTCGACCGCCGCCGCTTCCTCGCCGTCACCGGCAGCGCCACCCTGCTCGGCGTCCTGGCCGGTGTCGCGGGCTACCTGCTGTCCGGCCGCGAACGGCTGGGTGAGCTGCGCGCCGCCATCCGGCTGCCCGTGCCGGTGGAGCAGGCCGGTCCCGTCCCACCCGGCGCCGACCTGGAGATCCCCGGTCTCACCCCGCTGTTCATCCCGAACGAGGAGTTCTACCGGATCGACACGGCCCTGCGCGTGCCGGTGATCGACCCCGCGGACTGGCAGCTGGAGATCCGCGGGATGGTCGACGACCCGTTCACCCTCACCTACGCCGAGCTGATGGAGCTGCCGCAGATCGAGGCGGACATCACCCTGGCCTGCGTCTCCAACGAGGTGGGGGGCGACCTCGTGGGCAACGCCCGCTGGCAGGGCGTCCCGCTGCGCCCGCTGCTCGAGCGGGCGGGTCTGCAGGAGGGGGCGACCCAGCTGGTCGGCCGCTCCGTCGACGGCTTCACGGCGGGCTTCCCGGTGCTCACCGCGCTGGATCTGGAGGAGGCGATGGTGGCCGTCGCGATGAACGGCGAGCCGCTCCCGGCCGAGCACGGCTTCCCCGCCCGCCTCGTCGTCCCAGGGCTCTACGGCTACGTCTCGGCGACCAAGTGGCTGTCGGCGATCGAACTGACCGACTGGGACGTCGACGGCTACTGGATCCCCCGCGGCTGGGCGAAGGAGGGCCCGATCAAGACCCAGGCGCGCATCGACGTACCGCGTCGGGGAGCGGCCGTGGTCCCCGGGCGGCAGCCGATCGCCGGGGTGGCGTGGGCGCCCACCCGGGGCATCGAGGCGGTCGAGGTCAGCATCGACGACGGCCCGTGGCAGCGCGCCGAGCTCGCGGAGTCGCTCGACGTGGACTGCTGGCGGCAGTGGTACCTCCCGTGGGAGGCGACCCCGGGCCGGCACGTGATCGCCGCCCGGGCCACCGACGGGCTGGGCGAGGTGCAGACCGACGAGCGGACGCCGGTCGCACCCGACGGTGCCTCGGGCTACCCCGTCATCGAGGTCGTCGTCGACTCCTGA
- a CDS encoding bifunctional adenosylcobinamide kinase/adenosylcobinamide-phosphate guanylyltransferase yields the protein MIGRPRRTLVLGGVRSGKSRHAEQLLARARRVDYVACGLPADGSDPEWADRVALHRARRPATWRTLETTDLVGVLGDPGPPVLVDCLSTWLAGAMDDCGVWTGGEDADARLAAAVDALLDAWAGTRRRVVAVSNEVGSGVVPATASGRRFRDELGILNSRVAAGSQRVWLLTAGLPQRLR from the coding sequence GTGATCGGCCGCCCACGCCGGACGCTCGTGCTCGGAGGCGTCCGCTCGGGCAAGTCGCGGCACGCCGAGCAGCTGCTCGCGCGGGCCCGGCGGGTGGACTACGTGGCCTGCGGGCTGCCCGCCGACGGCAGCGACCCCGAGTGGGCCGACCGCGTCGCGCTGCACCGGGCCCGCCGCCCGGCGACCTGGCGCACCCTCGAGACCACCGACCTGGTGGGCGTGCTCGGCGACCCGGGCCCACCGGTGCTGGTCGACTGCCTGTCCACCTGGCTGGCGGGGGCGATGGACGACTGCGGGGTGTGGACCGGTGGCGAGGACGCCGACGCCCGGCTCGCGGCCGCGGTCGACGCGCTGCTCGACGCCTGGGCCGGCACCCGCCGCCGGGTGGTCGCGGTGAGCAACGAGGTGGGGTCGGGGGTGGTGCCGGCCACCGCGTCGGGCCGCCGGTTCCGCGACGAGCTGGGCATCCTCAACTCCCGCGTCGCGGCGGGCTCGCAGCGGGTCTGGTTGCTCACCGCGGGCCTGCCGCAGCGGCTGCGGTGA
- a CDS encoding phosphatase PAP2 family protein translates to MSRAVERTETPSPVDDGGTAGVGRFGVRTVLGLVALLIGAVPFLLLMLLVQREWSPLASLDGDVAADLNSVVSDSPALVSVLRVVTDLGGNAAVILLFTLTTVFLLIRGQRRLAAFVVATGVGMAILVPLTKALIGRARPVVESPVNELPSNASFPSGHATLSLVTFVMLAMLVLPAVHRRFRPWVIAVALLIAFAVGFTRLALGVHFVTDVLAGWALGAGLLAVTTAAFRGWQHDHHQRTAEPLDPLDVDPHDAPHLAPSQQAALPDGRRTVTRLLVAAAALSVVLIALGLLVTAVLGDTALGRFDRQVAQAVVDLRTPTLTDIATAVGTLSGTRAFIAVSLSLAVVALAITASWRPVLFVLVTVLGELGIYFVVSRTVERVRPPVADLTSGLVTAASWPSGHVAAAVALYGGLAALVITLGRGHRRWAVLVVPVLVAPAVALSRIYVAAHYPTDVLAGLVLGTVWVLVCARCLLPGVGDQFRYPRSLAAGRRAVASR, encoded by the coding sequence ATGAGCCGGGCTGTGGAGCGCACCGAGACCCCTTCCCCGGTCGACGACGGCGGCACCGCCGGGGTCGGCCGGTTCGGGGTCCGCACCGTCCTGGGGCTGGTCGCCCTGCTGATCGGGGCGGTCCCGTTCCTGCTGCTGATGCTGCTGGTCCAGCGGGAGTGGTCGCCGCTGGCCTCGCTGGACGGCGACGTGGCCGCCGACCTCAATTCGGTGGTGAGCGACTCCCCCGCGCTGGTCAGCGTGCTGCGGGTGGTCACCGACCTCGGCGGGAACGCCGCGGTGATCCTGCTGTTCACGCTGACGACCGTCTTCCTGCTGATCCGCGGTCAGCGCCGGCTGGCCGCGTTCGTCGTGGCCACCGGCGTCGGGATGGCGATCCTGGTCCCGCTGACCAAGGCGCTGATCGGTCGCGCGCGGCCGGTGGTGGAGAGCCCGGTCAACGAACTGCCGTCCAACGCCAGCTTCCCCAGCGGCCACGCCACCCTCTCGCTGGTCACGTTCGTCATGCTGGCGATGCTGGTCCTGCCCGCCGTGCACCGCCGCTTCCGGCCCTGGGTCATCGCCGTGGCGCTGCTGATCGCCTTCGCCGTCGGCTTCACCCGGCTGGCCCTCGGCGTCCACTTCGTCACCGACGTCCTCGCCGGCTGGGCCCTGGGGGCGGGGCTGCTGGCGGTCACGACGGCGGCCTTCCGCGGCTGGCAGCACGACCACCACCAGCGGACGGCGGAGCCGCTGGACCCCCTGGACGTCGACCCCCACGACGCCCCCCACCTGGCCCCCTCCCAGCAGGCCGCGCTGCCGGACGGCCGCCGCACCGTGACCCGGCTGCTGGTCGCCGCCGCCGCGCTCTCCGTCGTGCTGATCGCGCTCGGGCTGCTGGTCACCGCGGTGCTCGGCGACACCGCCCTCGGCCGCTTCGACCGGCAGGTCGCACAGGCCGTCGTGGACCTGCGGACACCCACGCTGACCGACATCGCGACCGCGGTCGGGACGCTGTCGGGAACGCGCGCGTTCATCGCGGTGTCGCTCTCCCTCGCCGTGGTGGCGCTCGCGATCACCGCCAGCTGGCGACCGGTGCTCTTCGTCCTCGTCACCGTGCTCGGGGAGCTCGGCATCTACTTCGTCGTCTCCCGCACGGTCGAACGGGTGCGCCCGCCCGTGGCAGACCTGACCTCCGGCCTGGTGACCGCGGCGAGCTGGCCCTCGGGCCACGTGGCCGCCGCGGTGGCCCTCTACGGCGGCCTGGCCGCGCTCGTCATCACCCTCGGCCGTGGCCACCGGCGGTGGGCGGTGCTCGTGGTGCCGGTGCTCGTGGCCCCGGCCGTGGCCCTGTCGCGCATCTACGTCGCGGCGCACTACCCGACCGACGTGCTCGCCGGGCTGGTCCTGGGCACCGTGTGGGTGCTCGTCTGCGCCCGGTGCCTGCTGCCGGGGGTGGGCGACCAGTTCCGGTACCCCCGCTCGCTCGCGGCCGGCCGGAGGGCCGTCGCCTCCCGGTGA